One Candidatus Regiella endosymbiont of Tuberolachnus salignus genomic window, GGATCATTTTGCTCCAACATTCGGTTCTGACCCTATTAAAGATTCAATCACTGAAAAAATGGTTATTAGTAGAGAAAATAACCAACTTTGTCAAAATGCACTGCAGCGGGCTCTCACACCCTATAGCATCACGGCTCAGTTGGCTACGGAACATCTGGATAATCTCCGTAATTTTATCGGCGATACAGTCGAATGGAAACAGATAAATGAAGTACTATCAAATCTTAAATCAAGCTATCAAGAAATAAAATTTGACTCTTTTGCAGAAAAGTTGCCCGATACCGAAGATCAATATCAGTTACGACAGGATCCCCTTTGGCTACAAGTTGACATTGCCCAAAAAATCTCTTCTTTTCCACCGGAAATTACGTGGCTAAATTGGGAAACCATTGAAGTAGAAGGTAAGAGACTCAAGCGGATAGGTAACCTGTTTTGGCAAGAGGTAGAAAATAAAGTGTATCAGCCGACCATTGCCGATCTTGTAAAATATGTGGATAAAGTCGCTTACCAGCAACTGATCTATAACATTGAGAAAATAGCCACAACCGAGCCGCTACTTAGTCATATAGCGCCTAAATATCTGCAAGCCAGCAACACGAAAGATATCGCTTTATTTTTCTCAAAAATAGGCATTGAAGCCAGCATCAACTATGCGGCACTTCATTTTGATTGGTTCAATAGGTTAAGCTTCAACCCCTTGATCGACATGATTTTAACCGCAGATCCGGCGGAAACCACATTAGCTGAAATTAATCCGGCGTTATTAGTGAAAATAAAGCGCACAGAACTCCAACAGTTTTTCTCAAAACTGGGCATTGAAGCCAGCATCAACTATGCGACATTTCATTTTGATTGGTTCAATAGGTTAAGCTTCAACCCCTTGATCGACATGATTTTAACCGCAGATCCGGCGGAAGCCACATTAGCTGAAATTCCCCCGGTGTTATTGGTGAAAACAACCCTCTTGGAACGCCAACAATTTTTATCAAAATGGGGCGCTCGAGTCAGCATCGACTATATAGCAAGTCACTTTGATTGGTTTAATGGTTTAGCGCCTAAAGAAGTTCTATTCCATATACTCTCCTTGTATCCTGACAGTACATTGACTAATAACATAAACTCTGAGGTGTTGCATGCGATGACCCTCAGTGACATAAGCGATTTTTTCAAATATTGGCAATCCATGGATATTAAGTTTGGGCCAAAGTTGTTGCAGGTTATTTACCAGCAAATAGACAGGGCTGCTGATAAAGCTGATGCTCTTAATAATAATCATCATAGTATTATAGATAGGTTGCTTACCGAGGCCGGTACGGAAGGTAAGGTAGCCAGTGTTAAAAAATCAGAGCCATACGCTCATGTACTGGGTCAATTGCTAATACATGCTATCGACGCTAAAAATGAGGATATGGCCAGTAGATTGATCAAAGAACAGAATATTCACCTCACACAAAATCGCTTTGGAACGTCCAGGAATCCTTTAGTAGCTGCGCTGGATGCAAATCTAAACTCGGTGGTATCTCAGCTATTATCGAAACATGACTGGCCAGCTTATCAACCATCAGACAAACATAGTTTGCTTTACTATCCGATTAAACATAAAAATTTGAAAATACTGCGACAGTTGCTACAGGTTGAGGTGGATCCGAACGAAAAAAGTTTGCAGCCAAATACCCCCTCTATTTTGTTAAGCGCTGTATTGTCAGAAGATCCCGCGATGGTGGAAGAGCTGTTAAAGTTTCAAGTGAGAGATGACTCGGCTGAAGCCTTGATACGGGCTATACGTCGAGGAAATGACAATATGGTGCAACAGCTAGCCAGTATCCGCCGTAATAGTGACAAGTTAGATGACATATACAATGAGGCTCTGTCAGAAGCAGAGGCGCTTAACGGCGCTAATAAAGAAACTATCGTCACTATTCTCAAGAGCAATGAACATTTCCTAAAACAAAAGGCCGGTCAGTTTGAATTTGTGATGCAGAGTCGTCACCTGCGGGAAAGAGCGGCGGTACCAGGTAAACGTATTGGTTCGTCGTATCAGGCTATTCTTGATGCCCTTGACAAATTACAGGCCTCATCCGGCACTGAACAGATCACCGCCGCTTTTAGCTTAAAAAGCTTGATAGCGCGCTATAACACCGCAGAACGTCAGGATCTCAGACGTTGGAATGCCTTGCAGAGACTAGATAAGCAAATTAATACCACTCTATTTACTACGCAAATGCGGCCGTCTGATATAAAGAAAATCACGAATTTTGCAAAAGATAATCTGTCATTAGTGGTTGAGTGCTATCAATGGGTATCCGGCTTATCACAAACTTTCCAATCAGATGCAATGATTTTTTTGATCGATAAACTAAGAATTTCAGCGAATACTGCCGCCTCTTTTGCAGAGATAAAACGTGTTTATGATGCCTCTCTTCACTACCCGACAGCGGAGGTAAATCAGTGGGATAGTCAGTATGCAGGTGCAGCACGGGCAGCATTGAACCAACGGCTTAGCGAACAAAAAAATGTCGTGCAAGGACTTGCAACGCTAAAACCGGCAGAAAAAAAGTTACTACTAGGTTATAAGGATGAGGCTCAATATAAATCCAGTCTACGGTACATTCACAGCTCTCTGGCTAGACTCAAATCAGAGGGTGGCACTAAAATTTATCTCTGGTTAGATAAATCGACTTCTTTTTCATCGGGTGAAATCGATCTCTTTATGAAGGGCTTTAAAACGCTGTCTGAGCAAAAACTCAATACTGTCCTGGGGCAATTGTGCTTGAGCGCTCGTGACCTAGGTATCAAATTGGTTACTATACAACCAACAAGCCAATCGGAAAGTGAACTGCAAAAAAGCGATGTGAATGAGACAGAGGTAGTAAAACTACTAAAAAATGAAAAATTCATCGCACTTTATCCACAAAGTTATCTTTTATCCAGTAAATCAGAAACCAGCTTCTTACCCGGTATGGCTCTTCGTCTAGGGCTGCCTGCATTGGAGACCCTGTCAACAGAAAAATTACAGGTTCTTGACGATATTCCTTCCCGCTTAGGTATTCCAGTAAATAACGGAGACAGTAGCCGATTTGATACGCAGGTCATTATTCAATTTGGCAATGATTCGATTACTGCCGATGCCGCGAAAAATTTAGCCGACAAGCACCCTCATTCACTGCTTTTTAACAGAGAAGCGGAGGGGCATTATCATCCGAGCCTGAAAAACAAAACAGTCTATGTCGGCGGCGATAATCTGCGGGTGCAAGTGGTGGCGCATAGTCAGATAGACGATACTGGCGCGATGACCCTGGGGGGTAAAACCCCGCAAGCATTTGCCCAGGAGATGAAACACTTTTTCGTGAGTAAAGGTTTTGAACCCAAACACATAGTTTTAGCCAGCTGTTCGTCAGGCAGCCTTAGCCCTGATAGCACCCGCAGTTTTGCCGAGCAATTCACTCAATCTTTTGATCTAACCAATGTCTCAGTCACAGCCTATCTGCATGATATTGGTATCAATGGGCAGGGGCGTAAATTCTTCCTGGATGATCAGGGTAAAGTGGATACTACGCGCCGTGAAAAAATCATTTATCACAAAAATCAGGATGGAAGGGTAACACATGAAATTGTCGCCGATCTCCCGACTAAAGTCCGTTGGACCAACGAGTTATTAAATAAGTTGGCGACAGGTCGCACCGTGCAATCGCTGGACAGGGTTTCGCATACGCTGTTGACTGACGCTTTTCATTTGCCCGATGGGCAGTTAGATCAGCAAAAGTTACTGCTCAGTGCGCATAGCCCAGAAAAGCGTCAGGCATGGAATAAGGCTATCAGACAATTGTTACAAGATCCGGCAACTTATAATGAGCAGGCAAATTTAAGCGTGCAGGCCGCTTTAGCGCAACAACAGCACTCAATCCAGCAGCAACAACAGCGTAGCCGTGAATTTTTTCAAGCGGGCGAAAAGACGCAAAAAGCGCATCCCAGGGTGGAGATTAACGCGCACTTGATACCTCCCTGGTATTCGCTCAGAGAGGGCATTGACACCCGGCGCGATAGCGATGCCTGGTCGTTGGCTTTTTTAGACGCTAAACAGGCCGGTAAAACACAATATGATATTTTTTCTGCTGGATTAGCGGCCGATGCCGTGCGGCGAGTGCGCATCATCGAGGAGAGTGCCTCGGGGGCTGAACTGGCTGACAGCTATCACCTGCATAGCCAGTTCGAGCAATTAAAAAATAGCGCCGCGCTCTCTGTTGACAATCCCACGATTTTTACCCGTCATAACGGGCAGGATTTATTCGGTGCCACGCCTGCGCCCGGGGCTTATTTGTTAAAAGGCAAATACCATTCGGTGGCATTGCATATTCATCAGGATGAATCAGCCGGTTACCGTTATTCATTGTATGATCCTCAGGTGGGGAGTTTCGATTTAACCGCGCTCAGTACGGGGGAAAATCGCCCGGCGTTACACAGCCTACTGGACAGCTATTTACAAGGGAAAGATAGTGTCGGCCAAACACGTGCTCAGCAGTATGGCATTGAAAAGACAAGCACCGGATACGCTTTTGATGCCTATCGGGTGAATATTGAACAGGCTCGCGCGCTCACCCCGCTCGGTAAATTGCAAACCTTACTTAACAATCAAGTGGCCACACGCAATCTATTGTCCTCTGTTACCTTCGATGGCGTGACGCTGCCCACAAAAATCTTGCTGGATATGGGCGCCACTTTTGAAGGCAAACCCACGACGCTTGAGCATCTGATTTCCGCTGAGGGGACTTCGTTAAAGAAACTGCGCTTTCAGCCTCAACAATTACACGATTTCTTAACTAAAAATAATTTCAATGATCCGGCGCTCGAACCTTCGCTGCGTCTGCTCAGGAAAAGAATAGACGGGGCAGCGGGGGATAGCTCACCGCTGTTGGCGCGGGGGTTACTGCAAGATCAGCAAATTTCAGGAAAGACATTAAGCTTACTCAAACAGGTGAGTGCGCATACCCGCGTTAACGCTGACGGAACGCTGACGGTAAAGCCGACATTGATGGCAGCGCTGCAACCCAAAGGTCTGATGCATCGGGTTAACCAAGTGACGGGCTACGCTGGGTCGGGGATGTCTGTGCTGGGTTATTATTTGGGATATAAGGCTATCGTCGGTTATGAGGAAGCTTTAAGGCAGCAAGGATTAACGCCCGAAAAAAGGCAGGCGCTTGAATTTGAGCGCAATTTGGCTCTGTTTACTGTTAATACCAATTTCGCCGTTGATATCGGGCAATATGGGCTGAGTAGAATGGCATCATCGATGAGCGGCAGTGCGGCGAAACTCGGTGGCAACATGGCGACCAAAGCGCGCTTGATTAAAGTGGGCGGTGGGATCTTGAGCCTCGTCGGTGTGGCGATAGATCTCAACGATGCCCGTCGATCATTCTCACAACTGCTTACTGAGACTGATCCTAAGGCTCGGCAAGATCTGATCGTCTCGGGCAGCCTCTCGGTAGCCAATGCTATCGTTGGCCTGGGGGTAGCGACTGCTTTTTTTATCGGAGGCGCGGCAGCGGCAGGGCCCCTTGGTCTTATTGTGGGTGGCGTATTGCTGCTCGTGGGTCTAGGCTATGCAGCAGCACGTCAAGTGGAAGAGATAGAGAAACATATTTATTTAACGGTGGGGGAAAAATGGGATACCGGCTGGCGGGTATTTTGGGGGAATCATCCCGCTAAGGCGATACAAGATAAAATGGCTGAAACACAGCGCTCAACCTACCGTGAAATGTGTGATGAATTCTTAATAGAAAATGCCCGACAAATGGTGCGTAAGCAAGGTATCACGCCGATTTACCACTATGTTTACAGTAGTAAAGATTTTGATTTGGAAGCGCGTGAATATTGGGAATTCAAGCTGCCGCCTTTCAGTAGAATGAGAAAGGAATACGTCAGTAGAATACGTGAAGAAGACCTAGACAGCGAAAGACAAGCATTAATAGAGCAATTTGGCGAATCAGTAACCGGGTCACTTGAGGCGAGAAGAACGGGCGAATACTATTACACGCCGGTTTTTAAGGAAGTGGATGATGTTGTTGACGGTGCTTCTGGCACGATAGAAAACGCGGTGCGCTTCGACAATCTAGGAAATGGCCGCGCCGATGGCATCGTTCTGTTTAATCTCGGTGACGGCAAGGATACGGCGACAGGGTACAGCGGAAAACGTAATACCTTTCTCGGCGGTAAGGGCGCCAAAAACTATCAGGGCAACACATTAAATGACACCTTCTACTTAGGCCGCGGCGGCTCTGCCACCGCCGCTGATTTCCTCGGCAGTTATTTTGACGGAAAAGCCGGTGAAGATACGCTGATTATTGTCGCCACCCCAGCAGAGATCAGCGGTTATGATGTTGATCTTTCTACCGGGTCAGTGTATTACCGCCGCCACGAAAACCGTGCCGAAAAGATAGCAACCATTACGGGTATTGAACAGGTTACAGGGCACGCGACACTTAATGATCGCATGATAGGGAATGAACATAACAACCAGCTCAATGGGCAAGGTGGGGTGAGTACCCTCTATGGTATGGGAGGAAATGATGTTCTCACCCTAGAACAGGGTTTTGCTGACGGCGGGACAGAAGAAGACAGCTACGTTATTTTGCAAAATTCCTGCGCAAAAAACGCCAAAATAGAGATTATAGACACCGGCAGTGCTAGTGCAGAAAAAAACCATGTCATATTAAGACACTATGCGTCGCAAATCCAATCGATCACCTTGGTCAAAAAACACCGCGCGTGGGTAAATAGACGGTGGGTAAACAGAGACAATTATACGCTGCGTATCCTGCTCACTAACAACGGCACCACCA contains:
- a CDS encoding C80 family cysteine peptidase — translated: MKNTDQATGSNQPKTPSNPNFCTYYNGTEPKEVASFKRSANYLKFKQEYEHAIQLIIDFYKQNSPNQGKTPIQLEGREGEKATVEFLFNDFKKKLFGKNVDPGYLHSQYKTKINIEKIALSLIEITPIPKGTKLDEVQELARKVKFCGIGVYSYAMDTQLKLGGYAGELSDNFSACKDKIARAVITEFISVRMPWGLGSVHIFNRYWDHFAPTFGSDPIKDSITEKMVISRENNQLCQNALQRALTPYSITAQLATEHLDNLRNFIGDTVEWKQINEVLSNLKSSYQEIKFDSFAEKLPDTEDQYQLRQDPLWLQVDIAQKISSFPPEITWLNWETIEVEGKRLKRIGNLFWQEVENKVYQPTIADLVKYVDKVAYQQLIYNIEKIATTEPLLSHIAPKYLQASNTKDIALFFSKIGIEASINYAALHFDWFNRLSFNPLIDMILTADPAETTLAEINPALLVKIKRTELQQFFSKLGIEASINYATFHFDWFNRLSFNPLIDMILTADPAEATLAEIPPVLLVKTTLLERQQFLSKWGARVSIDYIASHFDWFNGLAPKEVLFHILSLYPDSTLTNNINSEVLHAMTLSDISDFFKYWQSMDIKFGPKLLQVIYQQIDRAADKADALNNNHHSIIDRLLTEAGTEGKVASVKKSEPYAHVLGQLLIHAIDAKNEDMASRLIKEQNIHLTQNRFGTSRNPLVAALDANLNSVVSQLLSKHDWPAYQPSDKHSLLYYPIKHKNLKILRQLLQVEVDPNEKSLQPNTPSILLSAVLSEDPAMVEELLKFQVRDDSAEALIRAIRRGNDNMVQQLASIRRNSDKLDDIYNEALSEAEALNGANKETIVTILKSNEHFLKQKAGQFEFVMQSRHLRERAAVPGKRIGSSYQAILDALDKLQASSGTEQITAAFSLKSLIARYNTAERQDLRRWNALQRLDKQINTTLFTTQMRPSDIKKITNFAKDNLSLVVECYQWVSGLSQTFQSDAMIFLIDKLRISANTAASFAEIKRVYDASLHYPTAEVNQWDSQYAGAARAALNQRLSEQKNVVQGLATLKPAEKKLLLGYKDEAQYKSSLRYIHSSLARLKSEGGTKIYLWLDKSTSFSSGEIDLFMKGFKTLSEQKLNTVLGQLCLSARDLGIKLVTIQPTSQSESELQKSDVNETEVVKLLKNEKFIALYPQSYLLSSKSETSFLPGMALRLGLPALETLSTEKLQVLDDIPSRLGIPVNNGDSSRFDTQVIIQFGNDSITADAAKNLADKHPHSLLFNREAEGHYHPSLKNKTVYVGGDNLRVQVVAHSQIDDTGAMTLGGKTPQAFAQEMKHFFVSKGFEPKHIVLASCSSGSLSPDSTRSFAEQFTQSFDLTNVSVTAYLHDIGINGQGRKFFLDDQGKVDTTRREKIIYHKNQDGRVTHEIVADLPTKVRWTNELLNKLATGRTVQSLDRVSHTLLTDAFHLPDGQLDQQKLLLSAHSPEKRQAWNKAIRQLLQDPATYNEQANLSVQAALAQQQHSIQQQQQRSREFFQAGEKTQKAHPRVEINAHLIPPWYSLREGIDTRRDSDAWSLAFLDAKQAGKTQYDIFSAGLAADAVRRVRIIEESASGAELADSYHLHSQFEQLKNSAALSVDNPTIFTRHNGQDLFGATPAPGAYLLKGKYHSVALHIHQDESAGYRYSLYDPQVGSFDLTALSTGENRPALHSLLDSYLQGKDSVGQTRAQQYGIEKTSTGYAFDAYRVNIEQARALTPLGKLQTLLNNQVATRNLLSSVTFDGVTLPTKILLDMGATFEGKPTTLEHLISAEGTSLKKLRFQPQQLHDFLTKNNFNDPALEPSLRLLRKRIDGAAGDSSPLLARGLLQDQQISGKTLSLLKQVSAHTRVNADGTLTVKPTLMAALQPKGLMHRVNQVTGYAGSGMSVLGYYLGYKAIVGYEEALRQQGLTPEKRQALEFERNLALFTVNTNFAVDIGQYGLSRMASSMSGSAAKLGGNMATKARLIKVGGGILSLVGVAIDLNDARRSFSQLLTETDPKARQDLIVSGSLSVANAIVGLGVATAFFIGGAAAAGPLGLIVGGVLLLVGLGYAAARQVEEIEKHIYLTVGEKWDTGWRVFWGNHPAKAIQDKMAETQRSTYREMCDEFLIENARQMVRKQGITPIYHYVYSSKDFDLEAREYWEFKLPPFSRMRKEYVSRIREEDLDSERQALIEQFGESVTGSLEARRTGEYYYTPVFKEVDDVVDGASGTIENAVRFDNLGNGRADGIVLFNLGDGKDTATGYSGKRNTFLGGKGAKNYQGNTLNDTFYLGRGGSATAADFLGSYFDGKAGEDTLIIVATPAEISGYDVDLSTGSVYYRRHENRAEKIATITGIEQVTGHATLNDRMIGNEHNNQLNGQGGVSTLYGMGGNDVLTLEQGFADGGTEEDSYVILQNSCAKNAKIEIIDTGSASAEKNHVILRHYASQIQSITLVKKHRAWVNRRWVNRDNYTLRILLTNNGTTTQLDLEDAYQRSADGTQLQSHNSYSLTTHDGVQIDTSSWPKILNVADKKTVGGVESWSLPVLAAQYVASLDNRKPADRSFNLSREPNAYSLPALKATIAKINTVIGDATQEDWIRGDEDNNQLNGQGGHSKLYGMGGNDILILAEGVADGGTEEDSYIILQNASAENVKIAIIDTGSAAAENNHLILKQDAVQIQSITLMIKDKAWVNESWQQRDNYTLRILLTNDNGTTTQLDLEDAYKISADGRQLKLHNRYSVTTRDGLQIDTSSWPKTLLVADKTTNENGLHSWSLPVLAAQYVPIYDSKRSAFLASAAAEQSTIELIQKNAQGQSEITIGGQKTVLPKWMRLQLGDTGYNDAIEGDDSNNDLSSVQGNDSLKGKAGSDVYHLYHQPNISKTITIDNEDTSTKPDTDLIILHSVSMDQLNTLTEHPNGDLVLRAATPDIAVGILELRLRHFMQHQRYQHALILDKVGDYYLVEKGEDDRAHIYSAYFDKKSGGFKRGIQQDNLQKQATSGDDWVTLSNAALLPENTFRALAGNDTVIDRSDLAITVYGGAGDDSLVVDKARKGNKRFYGEAGNDFLAGGAGDDFLDGGVGDDMLRGNQGHDRLEGGEGDDTYLYFQGDGNDVIMDNQGHNTLKLFGDITLDNLRTRVVGDNIHLIFPALDGRGNDDESHFITMSYHGGNSVEIAGQSYTLEALLTRTSLRLEGDERDNKLDGGIGDDVIVGGAGNDTLRGHAGRDKLSGGTGNDVLHGGSGDDELEGGEGDDQLYGEAGNNHLRGDAGNDYLFGHTGNDVLDGGKDDDWLSGGQGDDIYLYRRGDGNDKIKEMGGNDTLRFLGDITVDDIQLKRQGSHLYLLITAQEGKNAGEIQVENHFSLANHRLETLQIAGKAYDIHQLLSAVMDFNAEDTEEIPLSSLLQQSDDPPSRNTLDLLTQTMGSFVDQSTGSSFFGLQAIGSFVESKQQATISGGLPASSSSLPV